The proteins below come from a single Sorghum bicolor cultivar BTx623 chromosome 4, Sorghum_bicolor_NCBIv3, whole genome shotgun sequence genomic window:
- the LOC110434908 gene encoding protein DEHYDRATION-INDUCED 19 homolog 4-like isoform X3, producing MDSDLWISRLMAAKRQFALQRAQRQHAAPASHHDRFGYDDIEPEDDVRSDFPCPYCYEDHDVTSLCAHLEDEHPFESKIVSCPVCLARISKNLLDHITLQHGYLFKLQRHHRVRRVTGNGNHNLSYAGRDLQLQETYLKVLLGNSSRSSSTNASSTVTDSLLSSLVLNLSSLEVEDTSKSSAPSVVENNWFKRSLPSKTWKLRQCLFFSAVDSSLSHEERERRRRRAVVRSAFVQHLLVTTLFED from the exons ATGGATTCCGACCTCTGGATCTCGCGTCTCATGGCTGCCAAGCGGCAGTTTGCGCTGCAGCGCGCGCAGCGCCAGCACGCCGCCCCGGCATCCCACCACG ATCGATTCGGGTATGATGATATCGAACCTGAGGATGATGTGCGCTCAGACTTCCCATGCCCTTACTGTTATGAAGATCATGATGTTACTTCTCTGTGCGCCCATTTGGAGGATGAGCACCCTTTTGAGTCTAAAATTGTG TCTTGCCCTGTTTGCTTGGCTAGGATTTCGAAGAACTTGTTGGATCATATAACCCTTCAGCATGGCTACCTATTTAAA TTGCAGAGACATCACAGAGTACGTAGAGTTACTGGTAATGGCAACCACAATCTCTCCTATGCAGGGAgagatcttcagcttcaagagaCCTACTTAAAGGTGCTTCTTGGAAATAGCAGTCGAAGCAGCAGTACCAATGCATCAAGTACAGTCACTGATTCACTGCTATCCTCGCTAGTTTTAAATCTATCTTCATTAGAAGTGGAGGACACGTCAAAGTCTTCAGCTCCTTCTGTGGTGGAAAATAATTGGTTTAAACGATCACTACCTTCAAAGACTTGGAAGTTAAG GCAATGCCTTTTTTTCAGTGCTGTTGATTCGAGCCTTAGTCATGAAGAGAGGGAGCGTAGGAGGAGGAGAGCAGTTGTGAGATCAGCTTTTGTGCAGCATCTCCTTGTCACTACCCTTTTCGAAGACTAG
- the LOC110434908 gene encoding protein DEHYDRATION-INDUCED 19 homolog 4-like isoform X1 has product MDSDLWISRLMAAKRQFALQRAQRQHAAPASHHDRFGYDDIEPEDDVRSDFPCPYCYEDHDVTSLCAHLEDEHPFESKIVSCPVCLARISKNLLDHITLQHGYLFKLQRHHRVRRVTGNGNHNLSYAGRDLQLQETYLKVLLGNSSRSSSTNASSTVTDSLLSSLVLNLSSLEVEDTSKSSAPSVVENNWFKRSLPSKTWKLRNLKLDLRGASRPPGFELRRRTFSHRPRKPPNPGPAHTLGDITREITCLGLTWSSGRPGPISLLLLWTRGQRGDFFTQVSQNPLNQGFEPGTWGCRRNVPNHWAWHPLAYT; this is encoded by the exons ATGGATTCCGACCTCTGGATCTCGCGTCTCATGGCTGCCAAGCGGCAGTTTGCGCTGCAGCGCGCGCAGCGCCAGCACGCCGCCCCGGCATCCCACCACG ATCGATTCGGGTATGATGATATCGAACCTGAGGATGATGTGCGCTCAGACTTCCCATGCCCTTACTGTTATGAAGATCATGATGTTACTTCTCTGTGCGCCCATTTGGAGGATGAGCACCCTTTTGAGTCTAAAATTGTG TCTTGCCCTGTTTGCTTGGCTAGGATTTCGAAGAACTTGTTGGATCATATAACCCTTCAGCATGGCTACCTATTTAAA TTGCAGAGACATCACAGAGTACGTAGAGTTACTGGTAATGGCAACCACAATCTCTCCTATGCAGGGAgagatcttcagcttcaagagaCCTACTTAAAGGTGCTTCTTGGAAATAGCAGTCGAAGCAGCAGTACCAATGCATCAAGTACAGTCACTGATTCACTGCTATCCTCGCTAGTTTTAAATCTATCTTCATTAGAAGTGGAGGACACGTCAAAGTCTTCAGCTCCTTCTGTGGTGGAAAATAATTGGTTTAAACGATCACTACCTTCAAAGACTTGGAAGTTAAG GAACTTAAAACTGGACCTGCGAGGGGCAAGCCGCCCCCCGGGCTTTGAACTAAGAAGAAGGACCTTCTCACACAGGCCTAGAAAACCCCCGAACCCTGGCCCCGCCCATACACTGGGAGACATTACCCGTGAGATTACCTGCCTGGGCCTCACATGGTCCTCAGGCCGACCTGGGCCGATCTCATTACTGTTGCTTTGGACACGGGGCCAACGAGGAGATTTTTTTACCCAAGTTTCCCAAAATCCGCTCAACCAGGGGTTCGAACCTGGGACCTGGGGGTGCCGCCGGAACGTGCCTAACCACTGGGCTTGGCACCCTTTGGCGTATACATAG
- the LOC110434908 gene encoding protein DEHYDRATION-INDUCED 19 homolog 4-like isoform X2, with amino-acid sequence MDSDLWISRLMAAKRQFALQRAQRQHAAPASHHDRFGYDDIEPEDDVRSDFPCPYCYEDHDVTSLCAHLEDEHPFESKIVRHHRVRRVTGNGNHNLSYAGRDLQLQETYLKVLLGNSSRSSSTNASSTVTDSLLSSLVLNLSSLEVEDTSKSSAPSVVENNWFKRSLPSKTWKLRNLKLDLRGASRPPGFELRRRTFSHRPRKPPNPGPAHTLGDITREITCLGLTWSSGRPGPISLLLLWTRGQRGDFFTQVSQNPLNQGFEPGTWGCRRNVPNHWAWHPLAYT; translated from the exons ATGGATTCCGACCTCTGGATCTCGCGTCTCATGGCTGCCAAGCGGCAGTTTGCGCTGCAGCGCGCGCAGCGCCAGCACGCCGCCCCGGCATCCCACCACG ATCGATTCGGGTATGATGATATCGAACCTGAGGATGATGTGCGCTCAGACTTCCCATGCCCTTACTGTTATGAAGATCATGATGTTACTTCTCTGTGCGCCCATTTGGAGGATGAGCACCCTTTTGAGTCTAAAATTGTG AGACATCACAGAGTACGTAGAGTTACTGGTAATGGCAACCACAATCTCTCCTATGCAGGGAgagatcttcagcttcaagagaCCTACTTAAAGGTGCTTCTTGGAAATAGCAGTCGAAGCAGCAGTACCAATGCATCAAGTACAGTCACTGATTCACTGCTATCCTCGCTAGTTTTAAATCTATCTTCATTAGAAGTGGAGGACACGTCAAAGTCTTCAGCTCCTTCTGTGGTGGAAAATAATTGGTTTAAACGATCACTACCTTCAAAGACTTGGAAGTTAAG GAACTTAAAACTGGACCTGCGAGGGGCAAGCCGCCCCCCGGGCTTTGAACTAAGAAGAAGGACCTTCTCACACAGGCCTAGAAAACCCCCGAACCCTGGCCCCGCCCATACACTGGGAGACATTACCCGTGAGATTACCTGCCTGGGCCTCACATGGTCCTCAGGCCGACCTGGGCCGATCTCATTACTGTTGCTTTGGACACGGGGCCAACGAGGAGATTTTTTTACCCAAGTTTCCCAAAATCCGCTCAACCAGGGGTTCGAACCTGGGACCTGGGGGTGCCGCCGGAACGTGCCTAACCACTGGGCTTGGCACCCTTTGGCGTATACATAG
- the LOC110434908 gene encoding protein DEHYDRATION-INDUCED 19 homolog 4-like isoform X4, which yields MDSDLWISRLMAAKRQFALQRAQRQHAAPASHHDRFGYDDIEPEDDVRSDFPCPYCYEDHDVTSLCAHLEDEHPFESKIVSCPVCLARISKNLLDHITLQHGYLFKLQRHHRVRRVTGNGNHNLSYAGRDLQLQETYLKVLLGNSSRSSSTNASSTVTDSLLSSLVLNLSSLEVEDTSKSSAPSVVENNWFKRSLPSKTWKLSAVDSSLSHEERERRRRRAVVRSAFVQHLLVTTLFED from the exons ATGGATTCCGACCTCTGGATCTCGCGTCTCATGGCTGCCAAGCGGCAGTTTGCGCTGCAGCGCGCGCAGCGCCAGCACGCCGCCCCGGCATCCCACCACG ATCGATTCGGGTATGATGATATCGAACCTGAGGATGATGTGCGCTCAGACTTCCCATGCCCTTACTGTTATGAAGATCATGATGTTACTTCTCTGTGCGCCCATTTGGAGGATGAGCACCCTTTTGAGTCTAAAATTGTG TCTTGCCCTGTTTGCTTGGCTAGGATTTCGAAGAACTTGTTGGATCATATAACCCTTCAGCATGGCTACCTATTTAAA TTGCAGAGACATCACAGAGTACGTAGAGTTACTGGTAATGGCAACCACAATCTCTCCTATGCAGGGAgagatcttcagcttcaagagaCCTACTTAAAGGTGCTTCTTGGAAATAGCAGTCGAAGCAGCAGTACCAATGCATCAAGTACAGTCACTGATTCACTGCTATCCTCGCTAGTTTTAAATCTATCTTCATTAGAAGTGGAGGACACGTCAAAGTCTTCAGCTCCTTCTGTGGTGGAAAATAATTGGTTTAAACGATCACTACCTTCAAAGACTTGGAAGTTAAG TGCTGTTGATTCGAGCCTTAGTCATGAAGAGAGGGAGCGTAGGAGGAGGAGAGCAGTTGTGAGATCAGCTTTTGTGCAGCATCTCCTTGTCACTACCCTTTTCGAAGACTAG